The Branchiostoma lanceolatum isolate klBraLanc5 chromosome 1, klBraLanc5.hap2, whole genome shotgun sequence genomic sequence agcatatacgattttcgcgcccggtgtggatctgcttggagattaaacttGAAACACATCTGTTGAAATAACAAGTAGCAAGATATTTTTGGGGAAAGTAGCAAAAATCATTGCTTGTTaaatgtcatccatgaaattaagATGAGGTTGCCTTATGGTGTTTTATGTTGCAGTGTAATCAGTAATAATTTAATATTTATGCagtgttttattttctgtaacgttatgtgttttgtttggtAAGTTATTTTGTCTGTTGGGAATTCTATGGATCTTTTTGATACCTTAAACATGattgtgagttatgattttaagATGGATTTATTTTGATTATGTATGACCTCTCTATGAATTACAAATGGTATAAGCGACAAAAGTATGTACCTAAGGTGAATACAAAATGTGAATTTCAGAATTACGATTCTTTTCATTATATCATTGGTACTCACATACTGGTGGCCTATAAAACAGTGTTCTTACCTCCAATGCTTTTGTAGGATTTTCACAAAGAAGAAACAGAAAGCTTTTCTGGAAACTTTTAATAGAACTTTTGACTTATATCTTACCACCTATAAGTATTACATCTGGCTACATAcctgcaatttttttcaaaaaaatatgaGCAATATGTAAAGCAAGGAGTATGTAAAACTTTTCATTTCAGATAAAgaaaactttcaattttttttttaccataatCTTTTTGTAATACAATTTGGTGGATCTCAATCGATATTTTTCACTGGTAAAAAGGCCATTTAACTAAGCAGTTCAAGTGTCTGTCCTTTCTAATCTAAATGGTGATATTACATGATTTTTTGCTACTTTGTACAGCTAAACCCATACACCAAAAACGTCCTGCTACTGTAGTATATAATATTGCTTTCTCTTTGGTCTTATAGTACTTTGTATAGCAAAATAGTCATACATAACCAAACTTTTGAATAATGTAAGAAGCGAAGAAATACAACATTACATCTCTTTTTGGCCTATCAAGCTGTCACTGCTTCCCTGCATACACATaatttgaagcattttttttcttctgtttagcATGTCTTTTTGCTTGTATGACACATCTTCTAAACAGCTGATGACGGAAAAAAATATTAGACTAGAAAGACGTACAAACAAGCGAAATGAACGTCAGAAACGAGCTGATCTTCTTTGGGCCAGACTAGCCTTGTAGATAGGATGGAAACCAGGGTACAAccaaaaaacatgaacatgaTAATCTTACAAGGTACAACCGAACATATACAACCGAACATCCTACTACACCTTTTAGCTAGCTGGCATTATAACATATACATCCCTGCATGATCTTAGAACAGATCTGAAGTTTTGTTTGCATTGCTTTTATTCCTACTTTCAAACAACTAGTTGTCTGACTCATCGTCTGATACTTCAATTCTTGCCTTCTTCCTTCCACGGCGAGATGGGACGGGGGACCAGTGGCCATTTTGAGACGGGCGGCGAGACGTCTTGTTTACGTTGGCTCGAGACGGGGTACCTGAGGACCTCTCCTGTTTTGCCACAGGCACCATGGCCTTGGGGACTTGCTTCTTCTCTGCTGGCAGCGGGTGTTCTTCCAAGTCAGGCTCTACTTCCTCCTTCATCACCTGCTCAAGGAAGGTGACCCTCTCGGATAGCGTCACCACTACCTGTCTTACCTGcaggtaacaacaacaacaacaaatcagcATCTCTAAACTGTACCACGATGGGGGAGCAATGAGTGAAAATCTATCCATTTTGGCTACCGGTAATAAGTGTACTGACAAGCATTGAATAAGGTGTAggtaaagaaatgttgtgtttctggttacccaACCCCTAAGCCCTTTTTTTGAgggtcgaccgctggcaagggacatcaaatttttgatctgacatctgattCTGAGTGACATCTGTCCCACTAAACCTACGTCCCCAGCATAATTGTAGATGTCTTTGTTGGATCAATTCagctgaaatctaaaaaaaaaaagaatccctaCCTGCCAGcgctaattttttcaggaccgtaatcaGCACAACTGAGGCCTAAGGCCTCCATACAGGCCTAAGTGTCATTATATGGTAAAATATCTCACAAACCAAGAAGGACAGAAGAGATGGAAGACATCTTACTTTAGACATTTCGTTGTCGATCATGTCCTTTGCTGTGACGATCGCTCCCTGGTTGGACTGGGGGATGGAGTGGCCAGACCCAAGGCTGTAGCTGTGGTATTGTGGGatagagtcacaatatgtcacaTTGTACAGTATGGTAAGGATCTACTGTAAGATTCATGTTAGTTTTTGGCACTAAATCTCTAAGTTTTactgattgtacttgtagaagtgacaccagtgaggtagccatgagtgtattTGCTACATCAAAGTAAGTCAGATACCAGTCTACCActctagtgtcactttgtgGACTTCTTGAATACAGTCAGGAATCAAACAAAAGACTGTGAGGCTGTGATAGCCATGTTTTGTCACTttaattattgttattatgtttATGGTGTGAGTAAAACAAAATTGCTAACAGTCACACGGTGTGACTGTTagcaattttgtttttcttaccaATCATTTTTTTCCCTCTCTTGCATTAGATTTAGAGTctgtagaggatgtcatccatataatttacttgctgtggccttgttgatttcttttttatccAAACAAAGTTGCATGCATGTGTCAGGGAGTATGAAAACTGCTGAAGCCCCCTTTATGGTCTTCTTGCCGTCATTTTAGCCGTGAAACACAAACAATGGGATAACAGCAAAACTGGAGGAGTGGTCTCACTTGGTGactttgttgatgttgatgGTATAGGCGTCTCTGAGCGCGTCGAACTCCCGAGGGGTTGATGTGTACATTTTCCCTATCACCGACCCACATCCCGAACAGGACAGGGGGAGGTAGAAACTGCAATAaaacaacattacatgtacaaacttggTAAAAGGTACACAAGGTACATGTGGCATCATAACAGTAGATATTCGTCATGTTTGAGTTGTGCTGTTTTGCTTTTGTTACTTAACAATAATAAGTTACTtaacacccaacccaaaaaattaggtgcacagaaaaaatattgggtgcaccacataaaataaagttgaatgtcagaaaaacataattacaaagtttaactcgcttgagaacttcaatctgtaattctacagctaaccttaaaatttcacacaagtgatacatcaaataaagtacaacaaaaatttatattgctatttctgatacttacatttcaagaatattctgtatgcttagtgtacaatagtgcctttaccctgtagcctacaaaaatatctaggtgcactggtgcacccacagtcaaaaattaggtgcacagctccaattttgggtgcacacaggtgcacatgcacccagtatttcaagtcCTGCATACCATCCATAGTCTTTGTCAGTCTTCTTCGTGGAACTGGTGTCTTTCCCAATGGTCACTGACTCCGTCACAGCTGTAAAAAATTAGTTAGAGGAGTTAAAATTCTCTGGAGTCCACCTTTCTGATACAGAACATGCTGATGATGATAATACATGCATGTGAGGATGTGTAACAGTGCggttcaagtgccacttacTGACTAGTGAAGCTAACTGGTCTGAACCTTTTAGCTTTGTGGTATACGTAAGTGCATTGGGTTTGTGCGCTGGTGGCCTGGGTTCGATTTCCGGTAGTCAGAAGACTGTACTACTCGACCTGTGCATTTCAGATGCAAACTTCAGCTTGCTGTTGCACATACTCATAACAAGAAGGAGATGGAGGAGGAGGTCTAGGTCACAACAGCTAATCTACTTGAGGCAGTTTgcaagagcggtctaaactggaacagtcctacctgaccgaaaattctactctactctactctactctacacagAAAATGGCAGCAAGGAAAACatctccccaacatctgcttggagattaacagcTGACAAAATAAAGTAGAGATGAGCAGTCGagactgccccccccccctcgaccTCATGACCTCACCTACCAGTATAAGCTAGTTcagagttgctactacgcatgtgcagtgtcaaaggtgaaggcccccgcgacggaaacaagacccgtctgggcgttgttatgcaaatcgagacaatcagtcgaaccgcagagctctatgcgcatcggttctgcgcagccttctctaagacggctttttccgggtcacggccggacccgggttggaccctgctgcatgggtgtgaacaactacctgtggtgcaacaaaaagacctcagacctatataatgtttacactttttcacatctacaggacttgcctggtgtaaccatgtagatatttcgtgcattgtaaaaagacatcgaacggtgtggccttcgaaacattaagaatatttggtcagtttatttgtgtttgtcttatttacagttcacctggaaccaactagatatttacatcgcgtgatagcccatttcctcatctttaaattgataccaaagttcctaggataattttatgggaaccggttttgcccccaaaaaaactgcgacaatgtctaccttgcggtggtgaaatttctgcctagttctagctaccgatgcgtgcactcctgcgctttggatacatttcgatacatacgcgtggcataacaaagcccattttttgtaaattagaagctgtatgaacgcggctaccacatgcaatatgataattgacatgataacagtcaagtacagacagacagagattttagtacaaggtacctgatatctacaaaatagtcaaatctgaagtcaatcacttcgaactcctgcgttcgaacgaccgaacccagccagtacgttccattttcctgccgcgggggtcaggcgaggtcaggtgcaatgttgcaacttttagccggtgttgggaacgttgatgaaacttacggctcaagttttgccgtctaaaattaatattctgaaacatttccaaataagactaatatcatcttgaagccaggaaaagtgagattcatatgcaagttgaccaatgccattagataagctttgagttctgtaaagcatggtaaaaggacattgtgtttgtcttcttcttcagaataagacgccctgcaaattgacctcttgttagtttttttgggggcaaaaccggttcccatcaaattatccaagggactttggtatcaatttaaaggtgaggaaatgggccatcaggtgatgtaaatatctagttggttccaggtgaaccgtcaatgatacacgcacaaatatactgaccaaaaaatggtcaatgtttcgaaagccacagcgctcgctgacaatttgctgtgcacgaaataactacatggttatgttgggcagatcctgtagatgtgaaaaaatataaacactatgtaggtccgaggtctttttgctgcacgACGGGCGGTTGACCCCACctatgcaacggggtcaaatcgggACCCGCCCGAcgccgtaaaaaagaaaataaagcgttctacggtgacctgcggttcgactgaatgtggaggcgagcactgtttccgtcgcgggggccttcacctttgacactgcacatgcgtagtagcaactccgaactagcttattaaaCTTATCTGTAACAATGAAGGTAATTAGActactataaaaaaaaaaaaaagaaataaacaaacaaacgacacAAACCGGAGAAGGAAACGTAGCCCATTTCCACGGAGGCCTTCGGTCCCTTCAGCGGGTCGATGAAAGCGAGGGAGTCGGCTAGTATCTCGCGACAGCGCTGGCATTGGAAAACCACCGGCGCGTAGTCCATggcctcttcttcttcttctgcggCCGAGCGGTCGCGCTCCTCCGCCATAATCTTCCTCCAAGCAAACGCTGTCAAAATCCCCAAGATGGCCgaactgttttgaaatgttgcagTTTCTAATTTGGCGCCTTTTCAGAGTATGCAAACATAAGATATCTTTAATGATATATATTTGCTGCCTGTATAAagttatatgtatattttcataatgaaatattttgttgatATAATATAGAATACAAATCATATGATGTTTATCAAAGTTAGAAAATTGCTTAACATTCAGCAAAAACATTCGATATTCAGTGTTAGGTTATAGAAACTGGCAAGGAAGAAGCTACAATAGCCATCTACAGTagaaatcaagatggcggcgtccTCTATGGGGGAAGACCCTGACGTCTGCTTCTTGGAGGTCCCACAAACTCTGACGGCTTTCTTTCACAACCCCACGTCTAGTTTTTTAAATAGCCAATTTACACTACGAAGGAAATAGTATTGGATTTCATTGCGGCTTTCAACTGCTGCAAATCGTAAGCCGTTTGTGCCCTTTGGGTTACAGTACTGCAACAGATTAATAGGGGGCGCTATTGATCCATGCAGAAAataatcaagatggcggcgccctgAGCGAAAAGTGCGTCCGATATTCCTTTTCAAATTTACCCACTTTGCGCCTTTATTGCTTTCTTCCTGCAATTCTATCAGCTTTCTGTGATAACTCTAGTTATTGAAGCATCCAGAATGCTAACAAGAGTGATGGTATTACGAGTTTTAACGAGACAATGTCAAAGGGAAACCTCAAGATGTCTTGGACCGCAAACGTCACGTCTTCTCGAAGTTCTTGACCGAAGATTCTTACAAGGTGGACCAACGAACTGTCACCTCATTACACTACGACTGGATACAAGGATAGATAGAAGTTTTACCCACGTATTGAACCCATCACGGACTTATGCTTCCAAGAAAGGTAAAACTTTAACTTATGGGAGGGTTGTCgtgtaggggaggggggcgtggttGATAGATCTTTAaacgtcaactctcataattctacCGGGTACCATAAACCTAAGACAGC encodes the following:
- the LOC136434862 gene encoding uncharacterized protein isoform X1, translating into MAEERDRSAAEEEEEAMDYAPVVFQCQRCREILADSLAFIDPLKGPKASVEMGYVSFSAVTESVTIGKDTSSTKKTDKDYGCFYLPLSCSGCGSVIGKMYTSTPREFDALRDAYTININKVTNYSLGSGHSIPQSNQGAIVTAKDMIDNEMSKVRQVVVTLSERVTFLEQVMKEEVEPDLEEHPLPAEKKQVPKAMVPVAKQERSSGTPSRANVNKTSRRPSQNGHWSPVPSRRGRKKARIEVSDDESDN
- the LOC136434862 gene encoding uncharacterized protein isoform X2 translates to MRSSNSELAYTAVTESVTIGKDTSSTKKTDKDYGCFYLPLSCSGCGSVIGKMYTSTPREFDALRDAYTININKVTNYSLGSGHSIPQSNQGAIVTAKDMIDNEMSKVRQVVVTLSERVTFLEQVMKEEVEPDLEEHPLPAEKKQVPKAMVPVAKQERSSGTPSRANVNKTSRRPSQNGHWSPVPSRRGRKKARIEVSDDESDN